The following coding sequences are from one Seonamhaeicola sp. ML3 window:
- a CDS encoding acyltransferase, whose protein sequence is MVYSFFSNNKKITGSFVSNQPVVIKGLGDVVFGSNVNFGVVDSPFFLNSYAYLEARTKHSVLSFGNNIHINNGFSVISEKKIVINDNVLIGVNCQIMDSVFHNLDAEKRLETDPKPEEVVIGENVFIGNNVTILKGVNIGENSVVANGAIVTKSFPKNVVIAGVPAKIIRDL, encoded by the coding sequence ATGGTTTACTCTTTTTTTTCAAACAACAAAAAAATTACCGGGTCTTTTGTTTCAAATCAGCCTGTTGTTATTAAGGGACTAGGTGATGTTGTTTTTGGCTCTAATGTTAACTTTGGAGTCGTTGATTCTCCTTTTTTTTTAAATAGCTATGCTTATTTAGAGGCTAGAACCAAACACTCGGTGTTGTCCTTTGGCAATAATATCCATATCAATAATGGTTTTTCTGTTATTTCTGAAAAGAAAATTGTTATTAATGATAACGTACTAATTGGGGTAAACTGTCAGATTATGGATAGTGTTTTTCATAATCTTGATGCAGAAAAAAGATTAGAAACAGATCCAAAACCAGAAGAGGTCGTTATTGGGGAAAATGTTTTTATAGGAAACAATGTAACGATTTTAAAAGGTGTTAATATTGGAGAGAATTCAGTTGTTGCTAATGGAGCTATAGTAACGAAATCTTTTCCCAAAAATGTAGTTATTGCTGGTGTCCCAGCCAAAATAATTAGGGATTTATAA
- a CDS encoding O-antigen translocase, whose product MDFKERFKQNLLLKITSLNAVVICIRLVISLVVQRILAVSVGEIGIAKIGQLRNLVQITTSTSSMGIFNGVVKYVAQWREEHDKLQKLFTTTFVFVFIGSILTSIIIFFLASNISILLFASSKYTLVIKILALLPPVIGVNRIFQAIINGLSEYKKFAKIDLISYIISALSLLVLLNFYGLKGVFYSIILTPIIQFFIIILVFGSTLKKFLERKHIKFKVPMAKELLAFTLMSFVSTGLLNYIELDIRTIITNKININEAGYWTAMNFISKNYMVFSSGLFTLYVIPKFARIGEEKFFFKEVVSIYKTILPLFGVGMLLVYLFRAQIVAVVYPNFHGLPQLFKWQLLGDFIRLASLVMAHQFLAKKMVKSFVFTELISLSLFYFLSIKFVGVYGTEGVVIAHFIRNLIILVIVSYLIKSYFRRSKN is encoded by the coding sequence GTGGATTTTAAAGAAAGGTTTAAACAAAATTTACTTTTAAAGATTACATCTTTAAACGCTGTGGTAATCTGTATCAGGCTGGTAATATCACTTGTTGTTCAAAGAATACTTGCTGTTAGTGTTGGTGAAATAGGTATAGCCAAGATAGGGCAGTTAAGAAACCTAGTTCAAATTACTACCAGTACCTCTTCGATGGGTATATTTAATGGCGTTGTAAAATATGTGGCACAATGGCGAGAAGAGCATGATAAATTACAAAAGCTTTTTACTACAACTTTTGTATTTGTTTTTATTGGCTCCATTCTAACATCCATAATAATTTTCTTCTTAGCATCAAATATTTCAATCTTATTATTCGCTTCTTCGAAATATACCTTGGTGATAAAAATATTGGCTTTGTTACCACCTGTAATTGGCGTCAATAGAATCTTTCAAGCTATAATAAATGGTTTGTCCGAATATAAAAAGTTCGCTAAAATTGACTTAATCTCATACATTATATCTGCATTAAGTCTTCTAGTCTTGCTTAATTTTTATGGGTTAAAAGGTGTTTTTTATTCAATTATACTAACTCCAATAATTCAATTTTTTATAATAATACTAGTTTTTGGAAGTACTTTAAAAAAATTTTTAGAACGCAAGCATATAAAGTTTAAAGTGCCTATGGCTAAAGAACTTTTGGCTTTCACTTTAATGTCTTTTGTCTCTACTGGACTCTTGAATTATATTGAGCTAGATATTAGGACTATAATTACCAATAAAATCAATATAAACGAAGCTGGTTATTGGACCGCAATGAATTTCATTTCAAAAAATTACATGGTATTTTCCTCTGGTCTGTTCACTTTATATGTGATTCCTAAATTTGCTAGGATAGGTGAAGAAAAATTTTTTTTCAAAGAGGTAGTATCGATATACAAAACAATTTTGCCACTTTTTGGAGTGGGAATGCTTTTGGTATATTTATTTAGAGCACAAATTGTAGCTGTGGTTTATCCCAATTTTCATGGATTGCCTCAATTGTTTAAATGGCAATTGTTAGGTGATTTTATTAGGTTGGCCTCACTGGTTATGGCGCATCAGTTTTTAGCAAAAAAAATGGTTAAAAGCTTTGTGTTTACAGAATTGATTTCTTTGTCGCTATTCTATTTTTTATCTATAAAATTTGTGGGTGTTTATGGTACAGAAGGTGTAGTTATAGCACATTTTATTAGAAATCTTATTATTTTAGTAATTGTTAGTTATTTGATTAAAAGTTATTTTAGAAGGAGTAAAAATTAA
- a CDS encoding DegT/DnrJ/EryC1/StrS aminotransferase family protein yields the protein MIKFLDLHKLNSRFETELQLKFQDFLNSGYYVLGNEVSAFEEEYANYCGTKYCIGVSSGLDALHLILESYKLLGLLSDGDEIIVPANTYIATVLAVSHKGLKPILVEPDPKTFNINPNEIEKAITAKTKAILGVHLYGRLYEVEALKKIAKDNGLLLIEDAAQAHGAVNQDGLKAGNVSDAAAFSFYPTKNLGALGEAGAITTNNKELADIAIKLRNYGRASTYKNDYKGFNCRLDEIQAAFLRVKLKWLDRDNDKRLQIAKTYLKGINNKSIVLPEGDINKQHVYHQFIIRSKKRDMLKEYLLKNVVETTIHYPIPIHKQNAFEELGNLSFPITEVIHKEVLSIPINPVLSSEDVEKIISLINRFS from the coding sequence ATGATAAAGTTTTTAGATTTACATAAACTAAATAGTCGTTTTGAAACAGAATTACAATTAAAGTTTCAGGACTTTCTCAATTCGGGCTATTATGTGTTGGGAAATGAAGTGAGCGCCTTTGAAGAAGAATATGCCAATTATTGTGGAACTAAATATTGTATTGGGGTTAGTTCCGGTTTAGATGCACTTCATTTAATTTTAGAAAGTTATAAACTGTTGGGTTTACTATCTGATGGAGATGAAATAATAGTCCCTGCCAATACCTACATAGCTACAGTTTTGGCCGTTAGTCATAAAGGGTTGAAACCTATTTTAGTTGAACCAGATCCAAAGACTTTTAATATTAACCCCAACGAAATAGAGAAAGCCATAACCGCAAAGACAAAAGCCATTTTGGGTGTGCACTTATATGGAAGACTATATGAGGTTGAGGCTTTGAAGAAGATTGCTAAAGATAATGGGTTATTGCTTATTGAGGATGCAGCCCAAGCCCATGGAGCTGTTAATCAAGATGGGTTAAAAGCAGGGAATGTATCAGATGCGGCTGCTTTTAGTTTTTATCCTACAAAGAATTTAGGAGCTCTAGGCGAAGCAGGAGCTATAACTACCAACAATAAAGAATTAGCAGATATCGCTATTAAACTTCGTAATTATGGAAGAGCTTCAACTTACAAAAATGATTACAAAGGCTTTAATTGTCGATTAGATGAAATACAGGCCGCTTTTTTACGGGTTAAACTAAAATGGCTAGACAGAGATAATGATAAGAGACTACAAATAGCAAAAACATACTTAAAAGGCATCAATAATAAAAGTATAGTATTGCCAGAGGGTGATATTAATAAGCAACATGTTTATCATCAATTTATTATAAGGAGTAAAAAAAGAGATATGCTTAAAGAATATCTTCTAAAAAATGTTGTGGAAACAACAATTCATTATCCAATACCAATTCACAAACAAAACGCTTTTGAGGAGTTGGGAAATTTAAGTTTCCCAATTACGGAAGTAATTCACAAAGAAGTTCTTAGTATACCTATTAATCCTGTATTATCTTCCGAAGATGTTGAAAAAATTATTAGTTTAATAAATAGGTTCTCATAA
- a CDS encoding GNAT family N-acetyltransferase — MQDYKIIRYSSEYFQEWNDFILKAKNGTFLFHRNFIEYHKDRFQDFSLMIFKDKKLLAVLPANIVGDTIYSHQGLSYGGLVFKNELKLNKIIEIFESLLRFLFEKKIPHLELKTLPSIYSKTPNDEITYLMFLLKAKLTKQESLSVINLNHSLKIDANRMEGFRRGNKSNLKIKEDDSLRLFWESILIPNLLNKHSVKPVHTLDEIRMLKDMFPENIKQFNVFHEGDIVAGTTLFITDNTVKAQYISGNSKNNTLGSIDYLFVNLLDRFKDNVFFDLGSSNLSDGMQINKGLQYWKEGLGARTIVQNFYKIEVENYALLGNVLV, encoded by the coding sequence ATGCAGGATTATAAAATTATTAGATATTCTTCGGAGTATTTCCAGGAATGGAATGATTTTATTTTGAAAGCTAAAAACGGCACATTCTTATTTCACAGAAATTTTATTGAGTATCATAAAGATCGTTTCCAGGACTTTTCTTTGATGATTTTTAAGGACAAAAAATTATTAGCTGTTTTACCAGCTAATATAGTAGGTGATACTATATATTCTCACCAGGGTTTAAGTTATGGCGGTCTTGTTTTTAAAAATGAATTAAAACTGAATAAGATTATCGAAATATTCGAAAGTTTATTAAGGTTTTTATTTGAAAAAAAAATACCTCATTTAGAATTAAAAACCTTGCCGAGTATTTATTCTAAGACGCCCAATGACGAGATAACCTATTTAATGTTTTTGTTGAAAGCTAAATTGACAAAACAAGAATCACTTTCAGTAATAAACCTAAACCATTCTTTAAAAATTGATGCCAACAGAATGGAAGGATTCAGGAGAGGGAATAAAAGTAACTTGAAGATAAAGGAAGACGACAGTTTACGTCTTTTTTGGGAGTCTATTTTAATTCCTAATCTACTAAATAAGCATTCTGTAAAGCCTGTACATACTCTAGATGAAATAAGAATGTTAAAAGATATGTTTCCTGAAAACATTAAACAATTTAACGTTTTTCATGAAGGTGATATAGTTGCAGGAACTACATTGTTCATTACAGATAACACAGTTAAGGCCCAATATATTTCTGGTAATTCAAAAAACAATACATTAGGAAGTATCGATTATTTATTTGTTAATCTGTTAGATAGGTTTAAGGATAATGTGTTTTTCGATTTAGGCTCTTCTAACCTGAGTGATGGAATGCAAATAAACAAAGGTCTACAATATTGGAAGGAAGGTTTAGGAGCTAGAACGATTGTTCAAAATTTTTATAAAATTGAAGTTGAAAATTATGCGTTATTAGGTAACGTGCTTGTATGA
- a CDS encoding O-antigen translocase: MRNLIDYINKHVLVKIASLQIASVITRIIAGLLTSKAIAVFIGAEGLALIGNFQNFVNSFQSISILGFYKGAVNHISKAKDNILELGKTLSTIFYAGFFSTVLVSVVCYFNAELIKDIIFPSYNNYTLAIKVFAIVLPFYALNMFSFSIMNGFSKYKILIIINIIGQILSVSVALLLIYQEELKGALISVAIAESLIFLITLVGIINRKSMVPLLKASSFSFPFLRKMGKYSIMALFSAVILPLVAIAIRSYIIENIGYKDAGFWEAMTRISKYYLMFVTSLMTLYILPRFIEIKTTKAFKEEVFGFYKTVLPFLILGFAVIYFLRNIVVSVVFTEEFEPVEGLFLWQLLGDFIKVLSMVIAYQFIAKKMFWHYILTEATLIVLLYFSSVYFIEYFDGVKGAVFAHFISYLIYYAIILTIFGRSLFSSGRKA, encoded by the coding sequence TTGAGAAATTTAATTGATTATATAAACAAGCATGTTCTAGTTAAAATAGCGTCGTTACAAATAGCTTCTGTAATAACAAGAATAATAGCTGGTTTATTAACGTCAAAAGCTATTGCGGTTTTTATTGGAGCAGAAGGACTAGCTTTAATTGGTAACTTTCAGAATTTTGTAAACTCTTTTCAATCAATCTCTATTCTGGGGTTTTACAAAGGGGCTGTCAATCATATTTCAAAAGCCAAAGACAATATATTAGAACTTGGAAAAACACTTTCCACAATTTTCTATGCTGGTTTTTTTTCAACAGTTTTGGTCTCTGTAGTCTGTTATTTCAATGCAGAACTCATTAAAGATATTATATTTCCGAGTTATAATAATTATACACTAGCGATTAAAGTTTTCGCAATAGTACTTCCTTTTTATGCTTTAAACATGTTTTCCTTTTCAATAATGAATGGGTTTTCTAAGTATAAAATATTGATAATTATCAATATCATCGGACAGATTTTAAGTGTTTCCGTGGCATTGCTACTTATATACCAAGAGGAGTTAAAAGGAGCATTAATATCTGTAGCCATTGCAGAGTCTTTAATATTCTTAATCACTTTGGTAGGTATAATAAACAGGAAAAGTATGGTGCCTTTGTTGAAAGCAAGCAGCTTTAGTTTTCCCTTTCTAAGGAAAATGGGAAAGTATTCTATAATGGCTCTATTTTCAGCAGTAATTTTACCTCTGGTTGCGATAGCCATTCGATCTTATATTATTGAAAACATAGGATACAAAGATGCTGGTTTTTGGGAAGCTATGACCAGGATTTCTAAGTACTATTTAATGTTCGTAACCTCTTTAATGACACTTTATATTCTTCCTAGATTTATAGAGATAAAAACAACAAAAGCGTTTAAAGAAGAAGTTTTTGGTTTTTATAAAACGGTACTTCCTTTTTTAATTTTAGGGTTTGCGGTGATTTATTTTCTTAGGAATATTGTAGTTTCGGTAGTGTTTACAGAAGAGTTTGAACCTGTAGAAGGACTGTTTTTATGGCAGTTATTAGGTGATTTTATTAAGGTGCTTTCCATGGTAATTGCTTATCAGTTTATTGCAAAAAAGATGTTTTGGCACTATATCTTAACAGAGGCCACACTCATAGTTCTTCTATATTTCAGCAGTGTATATTTTATCGAATATTTTGATGGTGTAAAAGGTGCTGTATTCGCTCATTTTATTAGTTATTTAATATATTACGCTATTATTTTGACTATTTTTGGAAGGTCTCTCTTTAGCTCTGGAAGAAAGGCATAG
- the typA gene encoding translational GTPase TypA, with protein sequence MDTIKNIAIIAHVDHGKTTLVDKIMYHCQLFRENENTGDLILDNNDLERERGITITSKNVSVTYKGTKINIIDTPGHADFGGEVERVLNMADGVLLLVDAFEGPMPQTRFVLQKAIDLGLKPCVVVNKVDKENCTPDEVHEKVFDLMFELGAEEWQLDFPTVYGSAKNNWMSEDWQKQTENIEPLLDMVIEHIPEPKIEVGTTQMLITSLDFSSFTGRIAIGRLTRGELKVNQNISLVKRDGSVVKSRIKELHVFEGLGRKKVEEVQAGDICAIVGLEGFEIGDTVADFEAPEGLKTIAIDEPTMSMLFTINDSPFFGKDGKYVTSRHIKDRLTKELEKNLALRVEDTDSADKFMVFGRGVLHLSVLIETMRREGYELQIGQPQVIIKEIDGVKCEPVEEMTIDLPEEVSGKAIEMVTMRKGEMLSMEAKGDRMVCEFIVPSRGIIGLRNQLLTATAGEAIMAHRFKEFQPVKGGIPERQNGSLVSMENGTAIPYSIDKLQERGKFFIDPGEDIYEGQVIGENSRGDDMTVNVTKTKKLSNVRSAGADDKAKIVPAIKFSLEEALEYIQKDEYVEVTPNHLRLRKILLKEVERKRNKAI encoded by the coding sequence ATGGACACAATTAAAAATATTGCTATTATAGCCCACGTTGACCACGGAAAAACAACCTTGGTTGATAAAATCATGTATCATTGTCAGTTATTTCGTGAAAACGAGAACACAGGAGATTTAATCCTTGATAATAATGACTTAGAAAGAGAGCGTGGAATTACGATAACTTCTAAAAACGTTTCGGTTACTTATAAAGGGACTAAAATTAATATTATTGATACGCCTGGTCACGCCGATTTTGGAGGAGAAGTTGAGCGTGTACTTAATATGGCAGATGGTGTTTTATTATTAGTAGATGCTTTTGAAGGACCGATGCCGCAAACTCGTTTCGTGTTACAAAAAGCCATTGATTTAGGTCTAAAACCATGTGTGGTAGTTAATAAAGTCGATAAGGAAAATTGTACGCCAGATGAGGTTCATGAAAAAGTATTCGACTTAATGTTTGAGCTTGGAGCAGAGGAGTGGCAATTAGATTTCCCAACGGTTTATGGTTCGGCCAAAAACAATTGGATGAGCGAAGATTGGCAAAAGCAAACCGAAAATATTGAGCCTTTGTTAGATATGGTAATTGAGCATATTCCCGAACCGAAAATTGAAGTGGGAACAACTCAAATGCTAATAACTTCCTTAGATTTCTCTTCTTTTACAGGAAGAATTGCTATTGGACGTTTAACTAGAGGAGAGCTGAAGGTAAATCAGAATATTTCTTTAGTAAAAAGAGATGGTAGTGTTGTGAAATCCAGAATTAAGGAACTTCATGTTTTTGAAGGTTTAGGAAGAAAGAAAGTTGAAGAAGTTCAAGCTGGAGATATTTGTGCTATTGTTGGACTTGAAGGTTTCGAGATTGGAGATACTGTAGCTGATTTTGAAGCCCCAGAAGGGTTAAAAACTATAGCGATAGATGAACCTACAATGAGTATGTTATTCACTATTAATGATTCGCCTTTCTTCGGAAAAGATGGAAAATATGTAACATCGCGTCACATTAAAGACCGTTTAACTAAAGAGCTAGAAAAGAACTTAGCGTTACGAGTAGAAGATACCGATAGTGCCGATAAATTCATGGTGTTTGGTCGTGGTGTATTGCACCTCTCTGTGTTGATAGAAACCATGCGTAGAGAAGGGTATGAGTTGCAGATTGGTCAGCCGCAAGTTATAATCAAAGAGATTGATGGTGTAAAATGCGAGCCGGTTGAGGAAATGACTATTGACTTACCAGAAGAAGTTTCTGGAAAAGCCATTGAAATGGTGACCATGAGAAAAGGTGAAATGTTGAGCATGGAAGCCAAAGGAGATCGTATGGTATGTGAGTTTATAGTGCCATCGAGAGGTATTATTGGTCTTAGAAATCAGTTATTGACTGCAACCGCAGGAGAAGCTATAATGGCGCATAGGTTCAAGGAGTTTCAACCGGTAAAAGGTGGTATTCCAGAACGTCAGAACGGTAGTTTGGTATCTATGGAAAATGGTACTGCTATTCCTTATTCCATTGATAAACTTCAAGAGCGCGGTAAGTTCTTTATCGATCCAGGAGAAGATATTTATGAAGGTCAGGTAATTGGTGAAAACTCTCGTGGTGATGACATGACGGTTAATGTTACGAAGACCAAAAAATTATCGAACGTACGTTCTGCAGGAGCAGATGATAAAGCTAAAATTGTTCCAGCAATTAAGTTTTCTCTTGAAGAAGCTTTAGAGTACATACAAAAGGATGAATACGTAGAGGTAACACCTAATCACCTAAGATTAAGAAAAATTCTTCTCAAAGAAGTAGAGCGCAAAAGAAATAAAGCCATTTAA
- the kdsA gene encoding 3-deoxy-8-phosphooctulonate synthase, whose protein sequence is MNLQEIPKLKHTNSNNFFLLCGPCAIEGEDMALRIAEKVISITDKLEIPYVFKGSFKKANRSRIDSFTGIGDEKALKILKKVSDTFDVPTVTDIHEVSDAELAAQYVDVLQIPAFLVRQTDLVVAAAKTGKVVNLKKGQFMSPEAMKHAVQKVKDSGSDKAWITDRGTMFGYQDMIVDFRGIPTMRQYAPTVLDVTHSLQQPNQSAGVTGGRPDMIETIARAGVVNNVDGLFIETHYDPANAKSDGANMLHLDNLQNLLSNLVSIRKTINNL, encoded by the coding sequence ATGAATCTTCAAGAAATCCCAAAACTAAAACATACCAATTCCAACAACTTTTTCCTGCTATGTGGACCATGTGCCATTGAAGGTGAAGATATGGCACTGAGGATTGCTGAAAAAGTGATTTCGATAACCGATAAATTGGAAATTCCTTATGTTTTTAAAGGCAGCTTTAAAAAGGCTAACCGAAGTAGAATTGATAGTTTTACAGGAATTGGAGATGAAAAGGCGTTGAAGATTCTAAAAAAGGTTTCTGATACTTTTGATGTTCCAACAGTTACCGATATTCACGAAGTTTCTGATGCTGAACTTGCAGCACAATATGTTGATGTTTTACAGATTCCTGCTTTTTTGGTACGTCAAACCGATTTGGTAGTAGCTGCAGCAAAAACAGGTAAAGTTGTAAACTTAAAAAAAGGGCAGTTTATGAGTCCCGAAGCCATGAAACATGCTGTACAAAAGGTAAAGGATTCTGGTAGTGATAAAGCATGGATAACAGACCGTGGCACCATGTTTGGTTACCAAGATATGATTGTTGATTTTAGAGGCATCCCAACCATGAGGCAATATGCACCAACCGTTTTAGATGTTACACATTCCTTACAACAACCCAACCAAAGCGCTGGTGTTACCGGTGGCAGACCAGACATGATTGAAACGATTGCCCGTGCTGGTGTTGTAAACAATGTTGATGGCCTATTTATCGAAACTCATTATGACCCTGCCAATGCCAAAAGCGATGGGGCGAATATGTTACATTTGGATAATCTGCAAAACCTTTTGAGTAATTTAGTATCCATAAGAAAAACCATTAACAATCTATAA
- a CDS encoding DUF1801 domain-containing protein — protein MKPVDEYFFNQKEPYQSIMLYVRSIVLRTLPDITERYSYRIPFYNIEKKPMLYLNILKGKDYVDVAFVHGVFLEKVFPILKNDNNRKQVRSLQLKSLEDLDQENFEHLLLAAAKIVRESKRPWHI, from the coding sequence TTGAAACCTGTAGACGAATACTTCTTCAATCAAAAAGAGCCTTATCAATCCATTATGCTTTATGTGAGAAGCATCGTTTTAAGAACGCTTCCTGATATTACAGAACGCTACAGTTACCGTATTCCATTTTATAATATTGAAAAAAAGCCCATGTTGTATTTAAATATTTTAAAAGGAAAGGATTATGTAGATGTCGCTTTTGTTCATGGCGTATTTTTGGAAAAAGTCTTTCCTATTTTAAAAAATGATAATAATAGAAAACAAGTGCGTTCCCTTCAGCTAAAATCTCTAGAGGATCTAGACCAAGAAAATTTTGAGCATCTATTGTTGGCTGCAGCCAAGATTGTTAGGGAAAGTAAACGGCCTTGGCATATATAA
- a CDS encoding transcriptional regulator — MSIITNINKLFDHRIRLGIMSILMVNEYADFNTLKELLGATDGNLASHTKALEKAEYIKIEKQFIGRKPNTRYSTTKMGRAAFKKHIEALEAIINKQK, encoded by the coding sequence ATGAGCATAATTACCAACATAAATAAACTGTTTGACCATAGGATAAGGCTGGGTATCATGTCTATTTTAATGGTTAACGAATATGCCGATTTTAATACACTTAAAGAACTTTTAGGCGCCACCGATGGTAATTTGGCAAGCCATACAAAAGCATTAGAAAAAGCAGAGTATATTAAAATAGAAAAACAATTTATTGGTAGAAAACCAAATACACGCTACTCTACTACCAAAATGGGGAGAGCGGCCTTTAAGAAACACATTGAAGCATTGGAAGCAATAATAAACAAGCAAAAATAA